ACCCTAGAGTTTCCAGGGGCCTCAGTGAGGAGGGAAAGAGAGTGCTAGAACTGTGAGGGTGACTGCCAGATATGTCCCCCAGAATCACGGGCTTTAGGTGCTGGAGGGGCCTCAGTGACCTTCCGCCTGGCCCCCTGCGGGCAGCACGCCTCTGCTGAGAGGCTgcaggggccagggctgggggctggcACTGCCTCTGGTGGCACGGACATCGTCCTGCTCAAGGCTTGGCTGCCGGCCAGGAAGGCGTCTCTGCCCGCCCCGACAGGAGACCTGTGCATGCCCACCCCGTGGCACGACTGGGGTCAGGATCAGCGCCTGCTGCTGCAGCTGAGATCCTGCCCTGTCCATGGCCACAGGCGCACCCGGGGCCGGCCTCAGAGGCCGCTCTGGCCAGGCTGGGTGGAGGGCGGGGGCTGACCGCAGACCTGGGGCTACCACACCCATGGGGGAAGGGCTGTGGCAACGTGGGCGCCTCCCGTTGGCTGGGCCGAGGCAGCCTCCCACCGGCTGCACAAGAGTTTCTTTAAGGAGTTTCCCCCGTGCGCGCCGGCAGCCTTGCGCTGCTCTCAGAGTCCTGACTTCCGTGTGTGAGTTTCCCCCGTGCTCGTAAGAAACTGCTTCCCAGACTCCAGCCTAGTGCGCTCCCGTGCTCGTAAGAGTCCCAACTTCCGTGCGCAGCTGGACCCAGGGAGGCAGCCGTCCCCCGGACCGGGTGCTTGTCTGGGCCAGCTGGCCTGGCAGCTGCTCACAACAGCTTCCAGCGGGTTTTGTAGCTTTCATCTGCAAAAGGGGAAGGAGGCAGCCCAAGTTGCCGAGGCCTGGTTTTGCTCTGACTAGTGCCAGCAGCACTTCCTGGATGTGCCAACCATTAAGACGCCCAGGCCAGGGTTGGGTCCAGACTCAAACCCAGGTGGAAAGGAGTGGGACCCCCTGCCAAGGCTGCACGGCCCCAGAGGGGAGCCTGTGGGGTGGGCTCCCCTTGCCCTCTGCAGAGGCTCAAGGCCCCCGGGGGCATGAGGACTGGGTTCCCAGGCCAGCCTGGCGTTTATCAGCTGTCTCTTTAGTCTCAGCTGACCTCCCCTGACCACGGCCCCATTGCACCACCTGCCCCAAACCAGGCCAGTTCCTCTTCCAGAAGTCCCGGCTGTCCTCAGGGTGGGCCGCCCTCTTCTCGGTCAGCTTCAGATGGGGCCTCTGGTTGCACTGAGGCCCCTTCTGCTCAGAACTGTCCCTGCCACCCCAGCCTCTGACTGCCCTCCTAGACACTGCACGGAGAGCTCCTTCCTGTTCACAGGTGAGGACACCTGAGCTTGGAGGCATCTTAACTCGGACATGCGTGGCCAGGACCCAGCTGGGTCTGTGAGtcctggctggggctggggtctgTGCTTGCAGCTGTTTGCCAACAGGGTTTGCAGAGGAAAGGAACCTGACGTAGCATCTTATTACTCATTGTTCCTTTTTCTTATGAGTTCTGAGAAGTGGGCAGCAGTAGTGATACGAAAATGACCCCAGATACACACAGGCATCAGAGCAGAACCTGGCAGTGGCCCCTTCTGAAGCACATACAAGCCTGTTGTTTCTTCCACAGATGATCGTCTCTGACTGATGCAGACACTTCAAGGCAAAACCACAATACCTTGCAAGACTAGACAGCTCAGAATGGTTTCCAAcggctcatttttctttttgtttttttcttgagacagtctccctttgtcacccaggccagaatgcagtgacgtgatctcagctcactgcaacctctgcctcccaggttcaaagcgattctcctgcatcagcctccccagtagctgggattacaggcatgcaccaccacacctggttaatttgtgtatttttagtagagacttggtttcaccaggatggtctatgttggccaggctggtctcgaactcctgagctcaggcaatccgcccatcttggcctccgaaagtgctaggattacaggtgtgagccaccgtgcctggcctgttttggaTATTTTAATGAGTCTGCCTGGCGACATATCCATCTGCCAggacatgcatgagccactgacTTTGTAAACAGTCGCTCCTGGCGTTCCGTGGCCAGAGTCTCAGGACAACCTGCTggtccctgcccccacctcaaGGGGCGCCATGGGTCTGGCCGGCATGTGCCTCTGGTGCGTCAGGCGCCtggctgttttctttctctcccttagGCTCCTGGGCCCCCAGCCTGAGctcctggtttctctctgagggtcTGTGGGGAGCTGTGATGCATCGGGGCAGCCCCCTCGCACGGCTGCCCCAGCCTGTCCGGGTTTCTGCCATGGTTCCTTCCACACCATGTTTGTCTCTTAATCTGGGAGAGAAGGTCTTGGCTCCAAACACGTCGAACTGTGTGGTTTGCGGATTCCTCTGTCTGTGCTGACTCTGTGCTGACGTTGCCTGGGCCGTAGTTATCGAAAGGGGAAGTGGCTTTTGTACAAGGCCCTGGGGTCTTCACCACGCGTCAGAAGCTGCGTTCTGTGTCCTGAGATCAGGCGCAGACCCCAGGGCCGCCTTCCTGTGTCTGCCCGCCATGCCGCGGTGAAGGTTGGGCAGCTCTGGCCCTGTTCTGAGTGAGGCCTGAGCACCAGCAACCCGCCCTAGGCCCGTCTGCATTTTGCTTATGGTGGGTTCCCCGGGCACCTGCTGGCCTTTCCCCACCCGGGCCTGGCCTGAATGGACCCTGGACCTCAGTAGCCTTTGATGGGCAGGAGGCATTTGGGGATATGGGGAAAGGAGCCCCCAGTCCTATCCAACAGATGCTTCTAGACTGACAGCACTACACAGTGAGTCCCGAGCCAGGCCTGGGGCTCCAGGTGGAAACTCCGCCTCTCATGCCTCTCCTCAGGCCCCCACCCGTGCAGGAAGCACCGCCCAGCCATGGACGGGGAGGAGCAGCAGCCACCGCGTGAGGTGAGGTAGAGGCTGGGCTGGGTGCacagaggcaggggtggggggccTCCCCACTGTGTGGGTTCTCGGGGTCGGTCCCTGGCTGCTGTTCTGCAAAGGTGATCTTCACAGGGCTCTCCAGGGTCAGGCAGGAGGCACCTCCGAGGGAGAGGGGGCCTGGGCTGAGGCGGCTGGTGGCCCTGTCTGCCCAGCTTGATGGCAGCCGTGCCAGTGACAGCCAAGCAGGAAGGGGCCTAGGCTCCATGGAGCGGCCACGGACCCTGCTTTTCAGGGTGTGTGGTCCATGGAGCGGCCACAGGGCCCTCTCCAGGGTCCGTGGTCCGTGGAATTGCCACGGAGCCCTGGCTTTCTGGGGTACATGGACCCTGACTTGAACTCTCCCTTCCGCCTGCAGGCCAACATGGAACCTGTTGTGTCATCAGAGGCTTCAGAGCCGGTGCCCAGGGTGCTTTCTGGGGACCCCCAGAACCTGTGTATGTCTCCCTCAGGGCCCTGGCACGTTCCCCCATGTTGGGCTGTTGAGtcaaggaggagggggaggcagCCAACCGCTACCAGGGGCTTGGAGCTTGTGCTGAGCAGGGTCCTGGCTGAGACCTGGGGTAGGTGCTGCTGGGCCTGGTGCTCCAGAGGGCAGACCTGCCCCCCAATAGCAGCTGCTCCTCGGCCCTGCCTGACAGTGGAGCCTCTTGGAGGGGCTGCCAACAGCACAGGCTGGCCCCTGGGCATGGAGGGGCTCTTGAGCACAAGTAGTGTGAGCGGCATGGGAGTCCCTCCTTGCTGTGGCCTCAGCCTGTCCCTCCTGAGTGGGGTGGGGGGCCTGCTTTGCCTCAAAGCCCCTCCCCTAGCTACGCCCCCTGCCGCACCCGCCCCACACTGTCCCCCACACCAGGCGTCATCCACAGCAGCCCCCAAGGTCGCCCTCATGGGGTGTATGGGGCACAGGACTCCTGAGGCCCTGGCTCCCCAACGGCATCCAGCTCACAGAGTTGGTAGCTGGTGTTCCTATCACCAGGCAGGCCAAGCATGTGGCGTGTGATGCTCGTCAGGGGGCGTGTGCTCTGCACCTGTTCGATTCTCAGAACCCGGGAGGGTTCCGGAGCCCAGGGTGCCAGCGGGCCCAGTGCTGTCCCTGGGGTGGGCCCGGCGGTGTCCCTGGGTGGGCCCGGCCCCACAACGGCCTGTGCTGCTATTGCAGCCGACGTGGACGCCTTCAATCTGCTCCTGGAGATGAAGCTAAAGCGGCGGCGTCAGCAGCCCAACCTGCCACGCACTGTGACCCAGCTGGTGGCTGAAGATGGGAGCAGGGTGTACGTGGTGGGGACAGCCCACTTCAGCGACGACAGCAAAAGGGACGTCGTGAAGGTGAGCGCCACCGCCCACCACCGCCCGGACGCGGGTTGGTGTAAGCTCCTGTGTCCTGCACTCAAAGGGACCTCGTGGCAGGGCCCGTGTGCCCGTGTGTGTGCACCGCAGGCCATCTGCTTCAACACTCTGTGGTCCCTGGGAGTGGCGTGGTGGGATTCCTCCCTGGGAGCCATGACAGCCTCGTGCGTCTTCCCACTTGACAAGTGAACAAGCTTCACAGCTTCCTCTCTTGTTGCTGAAAGAATCGATCTGTCACTGCAGCAGCGGGGTTAGCTAGCCCTGGGGTGATGCCAACGCTGGCTGCCCCTGGGATGGGGCCCCTGGTGTTGGTGTCAGCTGTGCTGAGGGGCAGGGAGCTGGCCGTGTTCACAAGGCGTGGCCTGTGGCTGTTGCAGACCATCCGGGAGGTGCAGCCTGACGTGGTGGTTGTGGAGCTCTGCCAGTACCGTGTGTCCATGCTGAAGATGGATGAGAGCACACTGCTGCGGGAGGCCCAGGAGCTCAgcctggagaagctgcagcaggcCGTGAGGCAGGTGCGCAGCCGCGGGTCGGGGTCGGAGTCAAAGCCACCTGTGCGCCTGTGGCCCAGGTTCCTCCCACGGCCCGTGCCCCCAGTCAGCGTGGCTGTGCCTGGCCCGCCCTGGGGATTGCCGGGTTGGGGACCTCCCCTGGggcaggagaaagggaagaggctCCATTACCCGGTTTCAGGCAAGGGAGGGGGAAACGGGTGGCTCTCCAAGCTGAGGCCGGGGCTGTCGCCCGAGGACTGGGCTGCTGAGCCTTCGCTGGGGACGGGTCAGGTCTCACTGCAAGGCTGGCCCCCCAGGTACCGCACCCAGGCCCCAAAGTGGGTGGGGCTCAGGGCTCCTCCTGTCCCCACTTCTCCAGCCTTGCAGTGACTGCAGAGGCAGGACTTTCTCATTGTTCTTTGtgttttcgtttgttttgttttgttttgttttaagacagtctcgctctgttgtccaggctggaatgcagtggtgcaatctcggctcactgcaacctttgcctcctgggttctagcgattctcctgcctcagcttcctgggtagctgggattacaggtgcctgccaccacacccggctaattttttgcatttttagtagagatggggttttgccattttgcccaggctcatctcaaactcctgagctcaggcagtccacccacctcggccccccaaagtgttgggattacaggcacgagccaccgtgcccggccagtctTTGTGTTTTCAAAGGGATACCTGACCCCAGCCCTAGTCCGTTTGCCTTCCCCCTGTTCAAAGGAAACAATTGTAATGAGATCTTGTAGAAATGTCCCTAAACATTTAGCACCtgcctttcatttttaatttctccagGTGAGGGAAGTCACCAAAGACCTCTGTGAGCCATCTTGTAAAGGGCAGTCCCCAGTCCAGCCAGGGCCCAGTGCCAGAGAGCCTCCCCACCAGAGCCTGGGGCCCAGTGATCTCGCAGGGGCATAGAATCCGGCAGTGCTGTGGTGCTCAGTGCTGCGGCATCACAGAGGGAAGGGGCTGTGGGGCAGGGTCTGGGAGACACCAGGCGTCCGCTTCACCTGTCCCCCCCGGGGGAGGCTCGCTGTGCCCTGGTGTCTGGGTTTCTACCAGGGTTGGTCACAGGCATAGCTGAACTGAGGCCCCAGCCCCTCCAGAGGTGGAATTGGTCCCAGCAGACCAAGGCCCCATGCACATCTCATCCTAAGTTAGCCTGGGCTCTCCAGGGTGGCCTGGGCCCGGCCTCCATCAGACGGGACGTTCCCAGGGCTCAGGCACAGACCTTCCCTGGGCGTGTGCAGGGTGTGAGCAATTGCCCGGCGCTGTGTGGCCCCCGGGGCTTTGCTGCACTTCTGTGGGCGGCATCTCCACACGTGGACACCCCTGTGGCCCCAGCCGGCTGGCAAGACCCGGGGCAGTAGGTCTCAGGCTGTGGTTGCTGAAGATGTGGGTGGCCTGGTGTCTGCACTGGCGGCAGTGCTGTGCTGGCCTCAGCAGGCAGGTGAGTGGCAAGGCCCCTTCTCCGGCCTGCCTGCCCAGCACCCAGTGTCCGTGCCAGCTCAAGGCGGCCCCTTCGCAGCATGAGACCGCCTCGTGaagatcttttcttttccttttttttttcatttgagacggagcagtctcgctctgttgcccaggttggagtgcagtggtgtgatctcggcccactgcaacctctgcctctggggttcaagtgattctgccatagcctcccgagtagctgggattacaggtgcccgccaccacacccagctaatttttatatttttagtagagatggggtttcgccatgttggccaggctggtctgagagaattcctgacctcaagtgatctgcccgcctcggcctcccaaagtgctggcattacaggcgtgagccaccacacccagcctgtgaaGGCCTTTTCTGAAGGGAGCTActtttgagaagtgactgttgAGCCAGCGATCCCTGCTCTGGTCCCACCCTCTGCATGCTAGGGTGGTCCTGCACCTGTCGGGGAGGGGGCCAAGGACACAGCACGGGGCTGGGGCGGAGCTCTGTGCTGGTGCTGCCTGCCATCCCAGTCGTGCCGTTCCCCCAGtgcacccccagccccaccctccagCTGATGCCTGCTCCCTCTCTCTGCAGAACGGGCTCATGTCGGGGCTGATGCAGATGCTGCTGCTGAAGGTGTCTGCGCACATCACCGAGCAGCTGGGCATGGCCCCGGGCGGCGAGTTCAGGGAGGCCTTCAAGGAGGTGGGCGCAGGGCGAGGTAGGGGGTGACCGCAGGGATGTGGCTCACAGGGGTGGTCTGGGGCTCCCACTGCTCCCCAACGCCCAGCCTCTGCTCCAGGCCAGCAAGGTGCCTTTCTGCAAGTTCCACCTGGGTGACCGGCCCATCCCTGTCACCTTCAAGAGGGCCATCGCTGCGCTCTCCTTCTGGCAGAAGGTCAGGCTGGCTTGGGGCCTGTGCTTCCTGTCAGACCCCATCAGGTAGGGCTGCCCCCAGGACCCTGACTGGCCTGCAGGGTGGTCTGTGGGAGGCTCTAGGTCCTCCTGTGCAGGTCCAAGTGCAGCCAGTCCTCACTCAAGGCCTTCCCTGCCCTTTCCTTCCGCCACAAATCCCAAACAAACGTGCTGTGGTCCCTGCCTGTTGTCCACGGTGCcagccctcccccaaccccccgcCCCATCCCTGCGAGGCTGCAGCCACCCTCTCCACAGCAAGGACGACGTGGAACGCTGCAAGCAGAAGGACCTACTGGAGCAGATGATGGCTGAGATGATCGGCGAGTTCCCGGACCTGCACCGCACCATCGTCTCGGAGCGCGACGTCTACCTGACCTACATGCTGCGCCAGGCCGCCCGGCGCCTTGAGCTGCCTCGGGCCTCTGATGGTGACGGCTGTCCCTGGGCGCGGGGCCGCCTGTGAGGCTGAGGCCCGAGCAGGTACTGACCCCTTGTCCTTCCCCACAGCCGAGCCCAGGAAGTGTGTCCCCTCTGTGGTTGTGGGCGTCGTGGGCATGGGCCACGTGCCTGGCATTGAGAAGAACTGGAGCACCGACCTCAACATCCAGGAGATCATGACGTGAGCGCCCGCCCTACCCCGCGAGCCCCGCCCCACAAGCCCCCAGGTGGAGGCTGAGCCCCCGGGAGGCCAACCGCAGGAGGCGGTGACCCAGACTTGGGGGCTGCGGTGTGGGGAACCCACCCCCAGCCAGGCCCAGCACCCCCTCCCTCCCGCAGCGTGCCCCCGCCGTCCATCTCCGGCAGAGTGTCTCGGTTGGCTGTGAAGGCTGCCTTCTTCGGTCTGCTGGGCTACAGCCTGTACTGGATGGGCCGCCGCACTGCCAGCCTGGTCCTGTCGCTGCCCGCCATGCAGTACTGCCTGCAGAGGGTGACTGAGGCCCGGCACAAGTAGGAGACTGCTCCCCGCCCGCTAGGGCCCCTGAGGAGCCAGTGCCCCCGTGGCACTCCTGGGTGCCAGGCGCATCCTAGCCCGCCGGAGGCCCCTGCCACCCCCCATGGGGGTCTGGGCCCGGCCTCGCCTGCCCTCCTGGTCCagtcacccctcccccagcccacccaAATAAAGGATTATTTAACTGTCTGAGCTCAGGCCTCCCggcagcccctcccctcccataCTGCAGGAGCCGTTCACCGGCCTCTGGACAAGATGCCCAGCTCCGAGGGGGCAGGGGCTTGGAGGAGGAGCCGAGGTGTGCGCTGCCCTCTGAGCCTTGGTGGCGGGCGGGGGACAATGGCTACTGTCCCTACCTCACTGTGCCTTCCTGTGCTCCGGCCATGGGAGCTTCAGCCCAGGGGCggctcctgggggctccagggCAGGCGAGACTGGGACAAAGGCCCGGCCCTTGAGCTCCAGCCAACCCTGCCATGCCCCCAGCCTCCTGGCCCCGGCCGCCACCTCCCCAGTGCCGTGTGCCTGCAGGGATTCTGTGTTGTTGGCTTTTTTAATGTCTCAAAATCTTTTACTCaggtaattttaatttcaaagagaaaaactgaAGTAAATGTCAAAAAACACCAGCCTTAAATCCAGGGGGACAGAATTCGTGTTCTGGGGTCTGTCCCTAGTGGGCTTGTGTGCAGCCAAACATCAGCTCTGGCTCCAGGCGCGGCCTCACCTGGAAGCCTGTGTCCTGAGCCCCCGGAGTGAGGGGTGCCCAGGGTGTCCTGGCCCTCTGTGGGCAGAGAATGTGTGCGCCTATGTGGAAGGCCAAGGACGTGGGCTATGGCGGGGCCTGCCCCACTCAGGCCCCCTGCCCAGCGGCCGTCTGTGTGCGgggcctccctcctggctggCCAGGACACGCACAGCCTGTGCAGCCCCAGCCTGGACCCAGGTCATCTCTGGTTGTGTCTGTCCCGACTCAGTGTTGAGTCAAATCAGGTGTGCATCCGGAGCTGGCCGTGTCCTTCCTGCCACACTCTGGGATTCATTCCttagaaactgaaataaattctaattttgGAAACtcctgttttgtgacgtgtggaaATGGGGTTCAGGTAATGAAGGATCCCGGCCTCTTCCCCCATGCTCCAGGGCCGCCTGTGCTGGTGGCCCTGCCGGGCCCTCGGGGACCTTGCCTGGTTTCCAGCGGAAGAGACAGGGTCACTGTCCCTCCATGCTGACCTGTGGGACCCTTCTCACCCACCAGGTGGGACGCAGGTGGGCTGCTGACACTCAAGACCCTCCATACCCAGTCCCACCAGATTCCAGAGTGTGGACCAGAGTGAGCCAGACTGGGGCCGGGGGTCGAGGAGACAGATCAGGAGGGCCCAGGGCCTGGGGAACAGGGATGCCCAGAGTGGCCAGGCGGGGGCTGCTGAGGAGGGAACGGTTGCTGTGGGCTGCAGGGGAGGGTTGGGCACGGGCACTGCACCACGTTGTCCCTCATCCAGTCACCTGCCCAACCCACGCAGAGGGTCCCGAGGGCTTCACCCGCAGCCCcgaaggggcagagctggggtcACACAGGTCTCGGAAGCCCACGCTGTGGCCCCAGGAGAAGGTTCTGGATGTGGCTCCGGTAAGTGAAAGGTGGAGTCGCGCCGCTGCGGGAATAAAGGGAAACCACAGGAGGGAGGCGCGTCCAGGATCCGCGGTCACCGGCCTCTCAGACTGTCCTCTGGGGCCGGGTCCGGAGGAGATGGAAAGCGGGGGCACCACAGGCTCGTCTGAACCCGCGCGTTCATTCGGACACACGGACCCCAAACTCCTCCCCCGGGGGTCGGGTCCTTCAAGCCAGCCGAAGACCCCGGTGCCCGCCCAGGCCTCCGGGAGCGTCTGCGCCTGCGGCCTCGCGGGGCCTCTCCGAGCCCGGGCGCCGTTCCACGGGCGGGGCACGGGTCCAAGGCCCCTTCGTTCCTAGACGGCAGGCGAGGGGCCCGAGAGGCCGAGGCCAGGGGACAAGGTCCCCGAGAGGCGGCGCGAGGCTCCGGCGGCCCAGAGCTGCGACGGGGTCCGGGCGGGGTCCCGCCCGCCTGTGGGGCGCGGCGCTAAGCCCCGGCCCGACCCGAACGGACGTGGGCCTCGGTCCCTGCTGCCAGCGCCGGTGCAGCCGAGGAAATCCGGGGCTGCCCGAGCGGGGTCGTCGCTGGCGGTCTCGGAGGCGTTTCCGTCGGTCACCTCGCTCGCGGCAGCGCGCGCCCCAAGACGCCTGCGGCCACCCCGGACGCCTCTGACCCTCCGGCAGGCAGATGCAGACAGACCGACAAGGCAGCCAATTAGAGCCCGGCCAGACACCGCGCCTCCCGCCCCCACACACCCCCACTGGCGATTGGGTTGCGGAACGCGCGGGGCGGGGCTTTCGGGAGGGGCCCGCTGGCTTCCGGGCGGGACAGGTTGGCTTCCGGCGGGAGCGCCGCCGCGGATGGCCGCGTACCGGGCCGCTCTCGGGGGTTCGCTCGCGGCTGCCCGACTCCTGCCCCTCGGCCGCTGCCGCCCGTCCCCCGCGCCCGGTTCTACCTTGTCGGGCGCCGCCATGGAGCCCGCGCCTTGCTGGCTGGCGGGGCTGCGCTTCGACAACCGCGCCCTGCGCGCGCTGCCGGTGGAGGCGCCGCCTCCTGGTTCCGAGGGCGCCCCGTCCGCGCCGCGGCCGGTGCCCGGGGCCTGCTTCACCCGCGTGCGGCCCACCCCGCTGCGGCAGCCGCGCCTCGTGGCGCTGTCGGAGCCCGCGCTGGCACTGCTGGGCCTGGGCGCGCCGCCCGCGGGCGAGGCCGAGGCCGAGGCCGCGCTGTTCTTCAGCGGCAACGCGCTCCTGCCGGGCACTGAGCCCGCCGCGCACTGCTACTGCGGCCACCAGTTCGGCCAGTTCGCCGGGCAGCTGGGCGACGGCGCCGCCATGTACCTGGGCGAGGTGTGCACGGCGAGCGGCGAGCGGTGGGAGCTGCAGCTTAAGGGCGCTGGGCCCACGCCCTTCTCCAGGTGGGCCGGGGCGGGCGAGGGGCGCGGGTGGGTCCTCGCCGCCGGGGCGCCCCTGCCTTCCACCCAGCGCGGTGTTGGGGGCGTCCCGAGGCCACTGCCAAGTGGGGCCTCCCCTCCACCCGCGGGAGCGCGGTGCTGGCAGCCGCCCGCTGCCTGTGCTTGTCAACCCGCTGAGGACCTTGGAGTCAGCTCCACCAGTGACGCCGCTCATGTTTACCGACGTTCGCTGGGGCTCCAAGTCCAGGGGCGGGAGCCGGGGTAAGAGGTTAGGtgaaccctaaccctaaccctgacCCCAGCCTTCCTCTGATCGCCCGTGGGGCGGGCCGCTTCGTCCAGCAGCCTCGCTCTGCTACTCACTTCATGGAGGTCTGGCCCTGACTTCCCTGCGGGTGGCCCTTTTTAACCCCGAAGTGAGGTGGCCATCGTTTAGATTTCGGGGGAGGGGGGCACACAGGTCGTCTAAGGCAGGATCTGGGTCCGGATGCCGCCAGGCCCACCGGGGAGCCGTGCACGCGCCACCTATCTCTTGT
The Piliocolobus tephrosceles isolate RC106 chromosome 19, ASM277652v3, whole genome shotgun sequence genome window above contains:
- the TRABD gene encoding traB domain-containing protein isoform X1; this encodes MATGAPGAGLRGRSGQAGWRAGADRRPGATTPMGEGLWQRGRLPLAGPRQPPTGCTRVSLRSFPRARRQPCAALRVLTSVCPHPCRKHRPAMDGEEQQPPREANMEPVVSSEASEPVPRVLSGDPQNLSDVDAFNLLLEMKLKRRRQQPNLPRTVTQLVAEDGSRVYVVGTAHFSDDSKRDVVKTIREVQPDVVVVELCQYRVSMLKMDESTLLREAQELSLEKLQQAVRQNGLMSGLMQMLLLKVSAHITEQLGMAPGGEFREAFKEASKVPFCKFHLGDRPIPVTFKRAIAALSFWQKVRLAWGLCFLSDPISKDDVERCKQKDLLEQMMAEMIGEFPDLHRTIVSERDVYLTYMLRQAARRLELPRASDAEPRKCVPSVVVGVVGMGHVPGIEKNWSTDLNIQEIMTVPPPSISGRVSRLAVKAAFFGLLGYSLYWMGRRTASLVLSLPAMQYCLQRVTEARHK
- the TRABD gene encoding traB domain-containing protein isoform X3, translated to MGPLVALRPLLLRTVPATPASDCPPRHCTESSFLFTGPHPCRKHRPAMDGEEQQPPREANMEPVVSSEASEPVPRVLSGDPQNLSDVDAFNLLLEMKLKRRRQQPNLPRTVTQLVAEDGSRVYVVGTAHFSDDSKRDVVKTIREVQPDVVVVELCQYRVSMLKMDESTLLREAQELSLEKLQQAVRQNGLMSGLMQMLLLKVSAHITEQLGMAPGGEFREAFKEASKVPFCKFHLGDRPIPVTFKRAIAALSFWQKVRLAWGLCFLSDPISKDDVERCKQKDLLEQMMAEMIGEFPDLHRTIVSERDVYLTYMLRQAARRLELPRASDAEPRKCVPSVVVGVVGMGHVPGIEKNWSTDLNIQEIMTVPPPSISGRVSRLAVKAAFFGLLGYSLYWMGRRTASLVLSLPAMQYCLQRVTEARHK
- the TRABD gene encoding traB domain-containing protein isoform X2 encodes the protein MDGEEQQPPREANMEPVVSSEASEPVPRVLSGDPQNLSDVDAFNLLLEMKLKRRRQQPNLPRTVTQLVAEDGSRVYVVGTAHFSDDSKRDVVKTIREVQPDVVVVELCQYRVSMLKMDESTLLREAQELSLEKLQQAVRQNGLMSGLMQMLLLKVSAHITEQLGMAPGGEFREAFKEASKVPFCKFHLGDRPIPVTFKRAIAALSFWQKVRLAWGLCFLSDPISKDDVERCKQKDLLEQMMAEMIGEFPDLHRTIVSERDVYLTYMLRQAARRLELPRASDAEPRKCVPSVVVGVVGMGHVPGIEKNWSTDLNIQEIMTVPPPSISGRVSRLAVKAAFFGLLGYSLYWMGRRTASLVLSLPAMQYCLQRVTEARHK